In Alteromonas sp. RKMC-009, the genomic stretch GTGGATGCGGGTGAATCCAAAATTTACATGTCTACCCGTGATACATTAATCCGCGGTTATATGGCCGGCGCAATCCTTGCTCTGGCAGCGGTTTTTGCAATTACGATTGCTGTACAAACCGGCGTATTTTTAATTGGTGCGGTGCTGTTTCCTGTTGGCTTCTGCATGCTTTATCTGATGGGATTCGATCTGTTAACCGGTGTTTTTGTACTGACACCACTGGCCTGGCTGGCAAAACGGCCCGGCGTCACCTGGTCTCAAATTCTCCGCAACTGGGGGCTGGTATTCTGCGGTAACTTTGCCGGTGCACTGACAGTGGCGTTCATGATGTCATTCATCTTTACCATGGGCTACAACACTGATGGTGGTGCTATTGCAACAAAAGTAGCCGGTATCGGTGAAGCCCGTACACTGGGTTATGCTCAGTACGGTATGGAAGGCTGGCTGACCATTTTCATCCGTGGCATGTTATGTAACTGGATGGTATCACTGGGTGTTGTAGGTGCCATGATCTCAACCCACGTGAGCGGTAAAATCTTTGCCATGTGGATGCCAATCATGCTGTTCTTCTTCATGGGCTTTGAACACTCTGTGGTGAACATGTTCCTGTTCCCGTTCGGCCTGATCATGGGCGGTGATTTCTCTGTAATGGATTACTTCTTCTGGAATGAAATCCCGACTGCTCTGGGTAACCTGGTCGGTGGTCTGGCGTTTACAGGTTTAACACTGTACAGCACGCACTTCCGTACTGCTCCCAAGCGTAAGCTGGCTGCGCAATCTGCACCGGTAGCAACAGATTCAAAACCTGCTGCAGTTTAATGAAGATTTGCCGGATATTCTCCGGCACACAGGGCTTGCCGGACACTGTCCGGCAGGCTCAATTCAAACCTCTCACTGAGCTGCTTCAATATGCTTAGTTTATCCATCGGTCAATATTCCAGTGCAGGGGAAAAGCCGCTGAACCAGGACAGTTATGGTTTCAGGCTTCCCGAAGGTGATTTGCTTACATTTAAAGGCGCTGCGGTGGCACTGGCAGACGGCATCAGTACCAGTTCAGTGAGTCACATTGCCAGTCAGGTATGTGTTAAACAGTTTCTCGAAGATTATTTTTGTACTTCAGATACCTGGACGGTCCCCCGTGCGGCTACGCAA encodes the following:
- a CDS encoding formate/nitrite transporter family protein gives rise to the protein MAYLLPNEFVTKMVDAGESKIYMSTRDTLIRGYMAGAILALAAVFAITIAVQTGVFLIGAVLFPVGFCMLYLMGFDLLTGVFVLTPLAWLAKRPGVTWSQILRNWGLVFCGNFAGALTVAFMMSFIFTMGYNTDGGAIATKVAGIGEARTLGYAQYGMEGWLTIFIRGMLCNWMVSLGVVGAMISTHVSGKIFAMWMPIMLFFFMGFEHSVVNMFLFPFGLIMGGDFSVMDYFFWNEIPTALGNLVGGLAFTGLTLYSTHFRTAPKRKLAAQSAPVATDSKPAAV